AGCGGCGAGGAGCCAAAGTTGCCGGTGCCGGTTGCTGTGAAGGGGGCTAGAAAGCCATTGCCACCGTCGGCGATCCGCGGCTCGATACTGGTGAGCGAGATCGAGAAGTTCTTGTTCTGGAGCGGAACCGAGAAGTCCAGGTAGTCCGACGCGAAGTTGACCACCGAGCCGCCCGTGGGGCTCTCCGTCCCAGTGAGGCTCGCGGTCTGGCTGCCGGGGCGCGTGATGAGGTTCCCCGTGGTCAGCGAGAGGCGGAGCAGGTCGCCCGCATTGCTGGGGGCGCTCAGCGACGTGAACCGCATCTCGATGTTCTGGAGCGGCTGGATCAAGAACCCACCCTCCGTGATCAGGCTTCCCTGGTTGACCGAGGACAGGGTGAGGAGCGCAGGGATATTGATGCCGACCGGCCCCAGTCCGTTGGTGGTCTGGTACTGGAAGTTCACCGGAATCGCGGAGCTCAGGCCAAAGCTCGCTCCGCCTGCGCTTGGGGTGAAGATAAAGGATTTTTCGGGGTTTGCCTGACCAAAGGTGGCAAATAGGTTAGGGGACTGTGCGTAGGCGGATCTTGTTAACGTCATAAAACTGAGCGTTAATATAGTGACAGTCCCTCTATTAAAACGACGATTCATTCTTCTCTCCACTACCAAGTTGCGTACTTATGTACGTTTTACCCCGAACTCGGTACTTTGAGAAGAATTACACAGTGAAAACCAGTATCGTTAACAGTGAGAATTTATTTTCGGCGTCTTCGGAGCAGCCCCAGTGCTCCCAAGCTGAGGAGGGCGAGGGTAGATGGCTCCGGGATAAAGGCGGCGTTCGAGGCAAACTGTCCCGACGCGTTGGCCTGGAAGCCCGCCAGGTAGCCGCTGGGGAAGTTGCCATCGTGGACCAGCCCCGGGCTGTCGATGTTGTTGAGGGAGATGCTGTAGTTCTGCTGGTTGCTGGTGCTGAAGTCTAGGAACGCCGACGAGTACTGCACAATCTGGTTGGAGCCGTTGTCGGTCTCTTCTAGGTTGGCGGTGGCGGAGCCCTTGCTCCCGGAGAGGATTCCCGTGGACGCAAAGACCGTCAGGAGGTTCTGGCCCGCGAGAGCGCCCGTACCGGTGAAGGAGATCTGGACACTCTTGAGCTTCTGGCTGGGGACAAAGTTGCCTGTGGAGAAGCCATCGACCAGCGACGTGATGGTGAGGTTGGCGTCGATAGGCGTGCCGACCGGGATCGCGGGGTTGCTGGGGTTGACCAGGAAGGTGAAGTTCACCAGGGTGGTGGTGGTAAAGCCCGTGGTCGCGGCGTTGCCGGTGTTGACAAACTCAAAGACCTTCGGCGCTACGGGGGGAGTCCCCGAGTACTTCTGGGTGAAGTTGGCAAAGGTGATGGTCTGTGCGTGACCGAGTGCGGAGGTGGCCACGAGTGTAAGGGCGACCAGTGTGGTCTTGAAAAGGGGGTTCAATGCTTCCTACCTGTTCCTGTGTCTAATGGACATTATTTCAGGAACAGGTAGGGCAAGAAGTGTGCCAGAAAGCCGGGCTTACTCGCCAGTCTTGGGCTTGTAGACCCCCGTCTTGCTGACCTCGTCGGCCTCGGCTTCGGAGGGGACGGGGCGGCCCATGCCGGTGTAGATGCTCTCGATCTCGCTCTTGGCGGCAAGCGCCTCGACATTCTTAGGATCGGCGGCGAGTGCCTTGCGGAAGTCCGAGAGCGCGGCGCGGTACTTCACCCGCTGCCCCGCCTTGTCGTCGTCCTTCATGCGGAACATTCCCCGCTTGGAGTAGGCGGCGGCGAGGGCGGTCTTGTCGCCGGCCTTCTCGGAATCGGCGATTGCCTTGTCGAGCTCCGGGGTCTTGGAGAGAGGGGCGTAGGGATCGGTCGCACCTGCCATCGGGGCACCCGCAGGCGCAGCAGGAGCCGCAGGGGCCGCAGGAGCGTCGGGGGCCCCATGCCCATGGCCATCGTCTGCAGAGTGTGCAAGCGTCGTGGTGGGGGTTGCGGCAGTTTCCGGCTCGGCGGGCTTCTCAGGAGAGCAGCCCAGTAGGCCAAGAGCGGCGAGAGGAAGGAGATAGGTGTAGCGTCTCATGCCTTAACTATACCCGCTCGACCCCCGGAAACCAGCGCAGGAGCTCCTGGACAACGAGCTTATGCCCCGCTTCGTTGGGGTGGTTGCTCTGGGAGAGAAGCGCCTCACGCGGCGTGCCCTCGGCGATGGTGCGCTCCCAGCGGGCGAAGCTATCGGCCAGCCCGAGGCTATTTCTCTCCGCCAGCTCCCGCACCTGCGCGGCGTGCTTGCGTAGCTCGACCAGGTCGCCGTTGTCCAGAGTCGGCGTGCAGCAGATCAGCGGGACTTTCTTTTTCTGCGCCGCCTGGATCATCTGCCCCCAGGCCGCCGCCGCCCGCTCCAGCCCGAGCCGCCGGTCGTTGAGGCTGTAGTCGATCAGCAGCAGATCGGGCCGGTGGCAGAGCACCTCGGCCTCAAAGCGCCGCGCACCGCTCTCCGACTCCTCGCCGCCAATCGCCGTGACAATCACGTTGAGCACGGCATGGGGAAAGTGCTCCTTGAGCGCCCGGTGGAGCAGGTGCGGGTAGGCGTGAAAGCTATCCACAACGGGCGTCTTGAAGTACCCGGCGGGCACACTATGGCCATGACAGACAATATTGACCAGCCGGTTGGACGGCCACGTCTTGCGCAGCTCCTCGGTGAGGGGCGCGAGATAGGTCTTGGGATCAGCGAGCATGGCACTATTATGCCGCAAGTTCGTGCGCTGTAACTTCCTGGCTTGAGGGCGTATCTTTGGAAAAGCTATGATTTTC
This genomic interval from Armatimonas rosea contains the following:
- a CDS encoding PEP-CTERM sorting domain-containing protein, which codes for MTLTRSAYAQSPNLFATFGQANPEKSFIFTPSAGGASFGLSSAIPVNFQYQTTNGLGPVGINIPALLTLSSVNQGSLITEGGFLIQPLQNIEMRFTSLSAPSNAGDLLRLSLTTGNLITRPGSQTASLTGTESPTGGSVVNFASDYLDFSVPLQNKNFSISLTSIEPRIADGGNGFLAPFTATGTGNFGSSPLPPPKNQIPEPGTLALVALGGLLFTRRRKHAA
- a CDS encoding PEP-CTERM sorting domain-containing protein → MNPLFKTTLVALTLVATSALGHAQTITFANFTQKYSGTPPVAPKVFEFVNTGNAATTGFTTTTLVNFTFLVNPSNPAIPVGTPIDANLTITSLVDGFSTGNFVPSQKLKSVQISFTGTGALAGQNLLTVFASTGILSGSKGSATANLEETDNGSNQIVQYSSAFLDFSTSNQQNYSISLNNIDSPGLVHDGNFPSGYLAGFQANASGQFASNAAFIPEPSTLALLSLGALGLLRRRRK
- a CDS encoding SGNH/GDSL hydrolase family protein; its protein translation is MLADPKTYLAPLTEELRKTWPSNRLVNIVCHGHSVPAGYFKTPVVDSFHAYPHLLHRALKEHFPHAVLNVIVTAIGGEESESGARRFEAEVLCHRPDLLLIDYSLNDRRLGLERAAAAWGQMIQAAQKKKVPLICCTPTLDNGDLVELRKHAAQVRELAERNSLGLADSFARWERTIAEGTPREALLSQSNHPNEAGHKLVVQELLRWFPGVERV